One region of Oryza sativa Japonica Group chromosome 10, ASM3414082v1 genomic DNA includes:
- the LOC4348806 gene encoding uncharacterized protein, producing the protein MAAVASSAEVHEGTRSCVLLNVRGYRAARRDATTATSYTSNGHPIEVSFRAALPPVLSDFYVYCPALQLQEPADYPSMVPKAIAVDGDLFLFRIPIDRVGTMSLTHNDYFVYMARSPPHRPRLDLLPNPSHDTLGDKEIAILSCADGGEQYVVTALRTIPGSKTIHRLHLYRSKPNGEQGRWTSQMVSVEGPLMRDLVCPIPETVHRQVHHVTSKVIRLGTGANGMVGWVDIWRGILLCDVLQESPKLHDMPLPLPAKSNSHRAFLNTTDQYCGDVAVSRDKSFIKYVEMEIVTPKIVSATPPGDCDPDPFLEWLRRRECKDLKRTLVHGRWKATTWRMPIPVTSWDDWCRDCAVESAELSTDNPKAYELLCAVSKESLKEDDDDKAMEAATTTTTRLPLGRLGMAYPAMSIDDDVIYVLTKPVMGNGKAAFLTAVDVRRKKVLAVAKLDSAVFMRYYLAVGISKHFFSAPGTRESLGQAEDHGQKSARRRRRRRGKRQE; encoded by the coding sequence atggccgccgtcgcctcctcggcCGAGGTCCACGAGGGCACCCGGAGCTGCGTCCTGCTCAACGTCCGCGGCTACAGGGCGGCCCGCCgcgacgccaccaccgccacgtcCTACACGAGCAACGGCCATCCCATCGAGGTCAGCTTccgcgccgccctcccgccGGTCCTCTCCGACTTCTACGTCTACTGCCCCGCCCTGCAGCTGCAAGAACCAGCCGATTATCCCTCCATGGTGCCCAAGGccatcgccgtcgacggcgacctcTTCCTCTTCCGTATCCCGATCGACCGCGTCGGCACCATGTCCCTCACCCACAACGACTACTTCGTCTACATGGCGCGGTCTCCCCCTCACCGCCCGAGACTGGATCTGCTCCCGAACCCGTCGCACGATACCCTGGGAGACAAGGAGATCGCCATACTGAGCTGTGCCGATGGCGGCGAGCAGTACGTGGTGACCGCCCTCAGGACCATCCCCGGCAGTAAAACCATCCACAGGCTGCATCTGTACCGCTCCAAACCGAACGGCGAGCAAGGGAGATGGACTTCGCAGATGGTGTCTGTGGAGGGACCACTGATGAGGGACTTGGTGTGCCCCATCCCTGAGACGGTGCACAGGCAAGTGCACCACGTGACGAGCAAGGTGATCAGGCTGGGAACAGGTGCAAATGGCATGGTAGGGTGGGTGGATATCTGGCGCGGCATCCTCCTCTGCGACGTGCTCCAGGAGAGCCCCAAGCTCCATGACATGCCGCTGCCTCTGCCGGCCAAGAGCAACAGCCACAGGGCCTTCCTCAACACCACCGACCAGTACTGCGGCGACGTCGCCGTCAGCCGAGACAAGAGCTTCATCAAGTACGTCGAGATGGAGATCGTCACGCCCAAGATCGTGAGCGCCACGCCACCAGGTGACTGTGATCCTGACCCGTTCCTCGAATGGCTGCGCCGTCGAGAATGCAAGGACCTGAAACGCACCTTGGTCCATGGCCGCTGGAAGGCCACCACATGGAGGATGCCGATCCCGGTCACCTCATGGGACGATTGGTGCCGCGACTGCGCTGTTGAATCTGCCGAGCTCAGCACTGACAACCCAAAGGCTTATGAGTTGCTGTGTGCTGTGAGCAAAGAAAGTCTTaaagaggatgatgatgataagGCCATGGAGGCGGCAACGACAACCACGACGAGGTTGCCATTGGGACGCCTGGGCATGGCTTACCCTGCCATGAGCATCGATGACGATGTCATTTACGTGCTGACAAAACCCGTCATGGGGAATGGCAAGGCGGCATTTCTGACTGCTGTTGatgtgaggaggaagaaggtgcTGGCAGTGGCCAAGCTTGATAGCGCCGTTTTCATGCGTTACTACCTTGCCGTTGGGATCTCCAAACATTTTTTCAGCGCTCCAG